A DNA window from Labrys wisconsinensis contains the following coding sequences:
- a CDS encoding ABC transporter permease — MSTAVDLAFLTTWLAAGVRLSGPLLLAALGEIYAERSGVVNVGVEGTILLGALASYLVAVSTGSPALGLLAAMAAALAASLFLGLFYVVVQANQVVVGVVFNILALGLASVIYRAATGDTPQFSSTPMIEPLAIPGLADLPVAGPVLFQQSPMLYATLALALVGGVVLFRTRFGLNLRAVGENPRAAAAAGLRVTRMRLVGVLLSGLGAGLAGGYLVLCQIGLFRETIVAGRGFIALAIVILGRWNPFAAIAAAFAFGAADALGLSMQLLALPVPPQLFIALPYLMTVIAISGLFGRARSPAALMQPYRDE; from the coding sequence ATGAGCACCGCCGTCGACCTCGCCTTCCTCACGACCTGGCTCGCCGCGGGCGTGCGCCTCTCCGGCCCGCTGCTGCTCGCCGCCCTGGGCGAGATCTATGCCGAGCGCTCCGGCGTGGTGAATGTCGGCGTCGAGGGCACGATCCTGCTCGGCGCGCTGGCGAGCTATCTCGTCGCCGTCTCGACCGGCAGCCCGGCGCTGGGGCTGCTCGCCGCCATGGCCGCGGCGCTCGCCGCCAGCCTGTTCCTCGGCCTGTTCTACGTCGTCGTCCAGGCCAACCAGGTGGTGGTCGGCGTCGTCTTCAACATCCTGGCGCTTGGTCTCGCCAGCGTCATCTACCGGGCGGCGACGGGCGACACGCCGCAATTTTCCAGCACGCCGATGATCGAGCCTCTCGCCATTCCCGGCCTGGCCGACCTGCCGGTCGCCGGCCCGGTCCTGTTCCAGCAATCGCCGATGCTCTACGCCACCCTGGCGCTCGCCCTCGTCGGCGGGGTCGTGCTGTTCCGCACCCGCTTCGGGCTCAACCTGCGCGCCGTCGGCGAGAATCCCCGGGCCGCCGCCGCGGCCGGCCTCAGGGTGACGCGCATGCGCCTTGTCGGCGTGCTGCTCTCCGGCCTCGGCGCAGGCCTCGCCGGCGGCTATCTCGTGCTCTGCCAGATCGGCCTGTTCCGCGAGACCATCGTCGCCGGCCGGGGCTTCATCGCGCTCGCCATCGTCATCCTCGGGCGCTGGAACCCGTTCGCGGCGATCGCGGCGGCCTTCGCCTTCGGCGCGGCGGACGCGCTCGGCCTGTCGATGCAGCTCCTCGCCCTGCCGGTGCCGCCGCAGCTCTTCATCGCCCTGCCCTACCTGATGACCGTCATCGCCATCTCGGGCCTGTTCGGGCGGGCGCGCAGCCCGGCGGCCCTGATGCAGCCCTACCGGGACGAATGA
- a CDS encoding class I adenylate-forming enzyme family protein, whose translation MLMHQLIRDGAARRPDRVCFRWVDRDRALTFVQAAEAIEAAAGMLHHLGIGKGDRVTIFAHNGMDYLVSMFACWRIGAISALVNVKFADELDYYFADHTPSVVIYTHDMGEAVRRAAAKLTPLPRLVCMDGPQDGAESLPELMAAGFAPPPDPADETAIAHLSYTSGTTGRPKGACLAHEPTMRATSCIAERLRITAEDVSFGPTALSSSYQLVGNLLAPLRRGATVNVMGRWTAESGFEALERTQATLLVANPTLLTDVLEAARARGGPPKTLRLGMSGGGPVPPVLKRAWRDELGLPLVESYGQSELGGFVALGEPVLLPDEALGAVGRPLPDKDVRIQDAEGREVPPGELGEICLAGGFMVGYWGRPEKTAETLRGGFLHTGDAGTMAADGTVTMRGRFAELITVAGRTWFPRDIEEALAAEGGVREAAVVGLPDAALGERPVAFVTGEAGLDPAGLKAAIAPRLGYDLTPLAIRRIEAFPMTPTGKIAKAELRAAALAGA comes from the coding sequence ATGCTGATGCACCAGCTCATCCGCGACGGCGCCGCGCGCCGTCCCGACCGCGTCTGCTTTCGCTGGGTGGACCGCGACCGCGCCCTGACCTTCGTCCAGGCGGCCGAGGCGATCGAGGCCGCCGCCGGCATGCTGCACCATCTCGGCATCGGCAAGGGCGACCGCGTCACCATCTTCGCCCATAACGGCATGGACTATCTCGTCTCGATGTTCGCCTGCTGGCGGATCGGCGCCATCTCGGCGCTGGTCAACGTCAAGTTCGCCGACGAGCTCGACTATTACTTCGCCGACCACACGCCCTCGGTGGTGATCTACACCCACGACATGGGCGAGGCAGTGCGCCGCGCCGCGGCAAAGCTCACCCCCCTCCCGCGCCTCGTCTGCATGGACGGCCCACAGGACGGCGCCGAGAGCCTGCCGGAGCTGATGGCGGCCGGCTTCGCGCCGCCGCCCGATCCCGCGGACGAGACGGCGATCGCCCATCTCTCCTACACCTCCGGCACCACCGGCCGGCCCAAGGGCGCCTGCCTCGCCCACGAGCCGACCATGCGGGCCACCAGCTGCATCGCCGAGCGCCTGCGGATCACGGCCGAGGACGTCTCCTTCGGGCCGACGGCCCTGTCGAGCTCCTACCAGCTCGTCGGCAACCTGCTGGCGCCGCTGCGCCGGGGCGCCACGGTGAACGTGATGGGGCGTTGGACGGCAGAGAGCGGCTTCGAGGCGCTGGAGCGGACGCAGGCCACCCTGCTCGTCGCCAATCCCACCCTTCTCACCGACGTGCTGGAGGCCGCCCGCGCCCGCGGCGGGCCGCCGAAGACGCTGCGCCTCGGCATGTCCGGCGGCGGTCCCGTGCCGCCGGTGCTGAAGCGGGCCTGGCGCGACGAGCTCGGGCTGCCGCTGGTCGAAAGCTACGGCCAGAGCGAGCTCGGCGGCTTCGTCGCGCTGGGCGAGCCCGTCCTGCTGCCGGACGAGGCGCTCGGGGCCGTCGGACGCCCGCTGCCGGACAAGGATGTCCGCATCCAGGACGCCGAGGGCCGCGAGGTGCCGCCGGGCGAGCTCGGCGAGATCTGCCTCGCCGGCGGCTTCATGGTCGGCTATTGGGGCCGGCCGGAAAAGACGGCCGAGACGCTGCGCGGCGGCTTCCTCCACACCGGCGATGCCGGCACCATGGCCGCCGACGGCACCGTGACGATGCGAGGGCGCTTCGCCGAGCTCATCACCGTCGCCGGCCGCACCTGGTTCCCGCGCGATATCGAGGAGGCGCTCGCCGCCGAGGGCGGCGTGCGCGAGGCGGCGGTGGTCGGCCTGCCGGACGCGGCGCTCGGCGAGCGGCCGGTCGCTTTCGTCACCGGCGAGGCCGGCCTCGATCCGGCGGGGCTGAAGGCCGCCATCGCCCCGCGCCTCGGCTACGACCTCACGCCGCTCGCCATCCGCCGCATCGAGGCCTTCCCGATGACGCCGACCGGCAAGATCGCCAAGGCCGAGCTGCGCGCTGCCGCGCTGGCAGGCGCCTGA
- a CDS encoding ABC transporter permease, which translates to MRLVLTRRLAPLDGPLAFAALYAGAIGLAVALGGVLFLLFHADPLAAYLALISSAFLEWRGFGYTLVQATPLILVSLGTIVAWRSGFIYLGFEGALVVAAAAATAVALAAGPGGPLAALPGPGVIALALLAGAAAGMAWSMIVALLQVRTGGNAVLLALMTNYLAVLLVQFLVSGPMRAAGDQPQTALIDRAFWLPIVIEGTRAHAGILIALVLAIAVFLLMEKTAAGFELVAAGLNPRAARYGGIDVDRRILLAAIIAGALAGLAGAIDILGVHHRLLDGLSQGTGFVGIVAALLGRMTVPGSVVASLLYSGLTVGAEATQRHTGLPSAVIQVVQALIVLCLLGAEILRSHRLALVRSRPPRGAA; encoded by the coding sequence CGGCGCGATCGGCCTCGCCGTGGCGCTCGGCGGCGTCCTGTTCCTCCTGTTCCACGCCGATCCGCTGGCCGCCTATCTCGCCCTGATCTCCAGCGCCTTCCTCGAGTGGCGCGGCTTCGGCTACACCCTGGTGCAGGCGACGCCGCTGATCTTGGTCAGCCTCGGCACCATCGTCGCCTGGCGGTCGGGCTTCATCTATCTCGGCTTCGAGGGCGCGCTGGTCGTCGCCGCGGCGGCCGCGACCGCCGTCGCCCTGGCCGCCGGCCCGGGCGGTCCGCTCGCCGCCCTGCCCGGCCCCGGCGTGATCGCGCTCGCGCTCCTGGCCGGAGCCGCCGCCGGCATGGCCTGGTCGATGATCGTGGCGCTGCTGCAGGTGCGCACCGGCGGCAATGCCGTCCTCCTGGCGCTGATGACCAATTACCTCGCCGTCCTGCTGGTCCAGTTCCTGGTCTCCGGCCCGATGCGGGCCGCTGGCGACCAGCCGCAGACAGCCCTGATCGACCGCGCCTTCTGGCTGCCGATCGTCATCGAGGGCACGCGGGCCCATGCCGGCATCCTGATCGCCCTCGTGCTGGCGATCGCGGTCTTCCTGCTGATGGAGAAGACGGCCGCCGGCTTCGAGCTTGTCGCGGCTGGGCTCAATCCGCGGGCGGCGCGCTATGGCGGCATCGACGTCGACCGCCGCATCCTGCTCGCCGCCATTATCGCCGGGGCGCTGGCGGGCCTGGCCGGGGCGATCGACATCCTCGGCGTGCACCACCGCCTGCTCGACGGCCTGTCCCAGGGAACCGGCTTCGTCGGCATCGTAGCGGCACTGCTCGGCCGCATGACCGTGCCCGGCTCGGTCGTGGCCTCGCTGCTCTATAGCGGCCTCACCGTTGGCGCCGAGGCGACGCAGCGCCATACCGGCCTGCCCTCGGCGGTGATCCAGGTGGTCCAGGCCCTGATCGTGCTTTGCCTGCTCGGCGCCGAGATCCTGCGCAGCCATCGCCTGGCGCTGGTCCGCTCCCGTCCGCCGCGAGGCGCCGCATGA